One part of the Mya arenaria isolate MELC-2E11 chromosome 3, ASM2691426v1 genome encodes these proteins:
- the LOC128228267 gene encoding arrestin domain-containing protein 3-like isoform X2: MRKKLERFEVALSRKLFCPNQDVQGTLVLEISHGLRISGIYITVKGRGYVHWTNQQLRGPGKPRFKDTHHHAASEEYFERTLVLCGDNNVDGEEKCYLPAGRYSYPFQCQLPGRLPCSFEGEYGYVRYWVKAAIHKGRQIVQKTSVPFSVLSPLDLNGVPDSNKSVQESTEKTMCCLCCFSGPVSASIALPKRGFVPGEPIRFGAEISNFSSRRMASCSVELKMTTLFRADDDTRSTSQQVCKVKRKQKIGRGEEVTWYNDELVVPPVPPSCLIGCNIISIKYTLELRVDPMGPAFDLSLPIEVVVGTVPHRIYRLEPQYMNVVRPSPDAASLRQQENHHHGNPNTQRPIGVPVLPTQDGQMIVNPSHVVPWTNGNGGAAGSELGSDKGQVQQRPSSRASNAPSTTSSSSTAHSKRISVIFVESVCQRGRPKVDDEHYRSGVRGFNPVYPFYRWR, encoded by the exons ATGCGAAAAAAGCTGGAGCGGTTCGAGGTGGCTCTTTCCCGGAAGTTGTTTTGTCCAAACCAGGACGTACAGGGCACATTGGTGCTCGAGATATCCCACGGCCTCCGGATCTCAG GTATCTATATCACTGTGAAGGGCCGTGGGTACGTCCACTGGACGAACCAGCAGCTGCGTGGTCCCGGGAAGCCCCGCTTTAAAGACACCCATCACCACGCCGCCTCTGAGGAATACTTCGAGAGGACACTCGTCCTGTGTGGAGACA ATAACGTTGACGGGGAGGAGAAGTGTTATCTGCCCGCGGGCCGCTATTCATACCCGTTCCAGTGCCAGCTGCCGGGCCGCTTGCCCTGCTCCTTCGAGGGTGAGTACGGCTACGTCCGCTACTGGGTCAAGGCCGCCATCCACAAGGGTAGACAAATCGTCCAGAAAACGTCAGTCCCCTTCAGTGTGCTTTCACCCCTTGATCTTAACGGCGTTCCAGACTCGAAC aaatCAGTTCAGGAGTCGACAGAGAAGACAATGTGCTGTCTGTGCTGTTTCTCTGGACCAGTCAGTGCCAGTATCGCGCTTCCAAAAAGAGGCTTTGTTCCAGGGGAACCAATCAGATTCGGCGCTGAAATTTCAAATTTCTCATCACGTCGCATGGCGTCTTGTTCCGTAGAGCTTAAAATG ACGACACTGTTCCGGGCAGACGATGACACCCGGAGCACGTCACAGCAAGTGTGCAAAGTGAAGCGGAAGCAGAAGATCGGGCGGGGTGAGGAGGTCACGTGGTACAATGACGAACTTGTGGTGCCCCCAGTGCCACCAAGCTGCCTTATCGGCTGCAACATCATCAGTATTAAATACACTCTAGAG CTACGGGTGGATCCTATGGGTCCAGCGTTTGACCTGTCGCTACCTATCGAGGTTGTGGTCGGCACGGTTCCCCACCGCATCTACCGCCTAGAACCTCAGTACATGAATGTGGTTAGACCGTCACCAGATGCTGCGTCTCTACGTCAACAGGAAAATCACCACCATGGTAACCCGAATACCCAGAGACCAATTGGAGTGCCGGTATTGCCCACGCAGGACGGCCAGATGATCGTAAACCCGTCACACGTGGTTCCTTGGACGAACGGCAATGGTGGAGCGGCTGGGTCAGAGTTGGGATCGGACAAAGGTCAGGTTCAACAGCGGCCGTCCTCTCGGGCTTCAAATGCTCCATCTACCACGTCTTCCAGCTCTACAGCTCACTCGAAACGAA tATCTGTGATATTTGTTGAGTCCGTGTGCCAGCGCGGAAGGCCCAAGGTGGACGACGAGCACTATCGATCGGGTGTCCGCGGATTCAATCCGGTGTACCCGTTCTATCGCTGGAGATAG
- the LOC128228267 gene encoding arrestin domain-containing protein 3-like isoform X1 has translation MVNGSIVNEFSVSLDGRVGEAAPSLVYAGDAVRGSLHLEILQHMPLTCIYITVKGRGYVHWTNQQLRGPGKPRFKDTHHHAASEEYFERTLVLCGDNNVDGEEKCYLPAGRYSYPFQCQLPGRLPCSFEGEYGYVRYWVKAAIHKGRQIVQKTSVPFSVLSPLDLNGVPDSNKSVQESTEKTMCCLCCFSGPVSASIALPKRGFVPGEPIRFGAEISNFSSRRMASCSVELKMTTLFRADDDTRSTSQQVCKVKRKQKIGRGEEVTWYNDELVVPPVPPSCLIGCNIISIKYTLELRVDPMGPAFDLSLPIEVVVGTVPHRIYRLEPQYMNVVRPSPDAASLRQQENHHHGNPNTQRPIGVPVLPTQDGQMIVNPSHVVPWTNGNGGAAGSELGSDKGQVQQRPSSRASNAPSTTSSSSTAHSKRISVIFVESVCQRGRPKVDDEHYRSGVRGFNPVYPFYRWR, from the exons ATGGTGAACGGGAGCATAGTGAACGAATTTTCGGTGAGCTTGGATGGCCGGGTCGGAGAGGCGGCTCCATCCCTCGTGTATGCCGGGGACGCCGTTCGTGGGAGCCTGCACCTCGAGATCCTTCAGCACATGCCACTCACGT GTATCTATATCACTGTGAAGGGCCGTGGGTACGTCCACTGGACGAACCAGCAGCTGCGTGGTCCCGGGAAGCCCCGCTTTAAAGACACCCATCACCACGCCGCCTCTGAGGAATACTTCGAGAGGACACTCGTCCTGTGTGGAGACA ATAACGTTGACGGGGAGGAGAAGTGTTATCTGCCCGCGGGCCGCTATTCATACCCGTTCCAGTGCCAGCTGCCGGGCCGCTTGCCCTGCTCCTTCGAGGGTGAGTACGGCTACGTCCGCTACTGGGTCAAGGCCGCCATCCACAAGGGTAGACAAATCGTCCAGAAAACGTCAGTCCCCTTCAGTGTGCTTTCACCCCTTGATCTTAACGGCGTTCCAGACTCGAAC aaatCAGTTCAGGAGTCGACAGAGAAGACAATGTGCTGTCTGTGCTGTTTCTCTGGACCAGTCAGTGCCAGTATCGCGCTTCCAAAAAGAGGCTTTGTTCCAGGGGAACCAATCAGATTCGGCGCTGAAATTTCAAATTTCTCATCACGTCGCATGGCGTCTTGTTCCGTAGAGCTTAAAATG ACGACACTGTTCCGGGCAGACGATGACACCCGGAGCACGTCACAGCAAGTGTGCAAAGTGAAGCGGAAGCAGAAGATCGGGCGGGGTGAGGAGGTCACGTGGTACAATGACGAACTTGTGGTGCCCCCAGTGCCACCAAGCTGCCTTATCGGCTGCAACATCATCAGTATTAAATACACTCTAGAG CTACGGGTGGATCCTATGGGTCCAGCGTTTGACCTGTCGCTACCTATCGAGGTTGTGGTCGGCACGGTTCCCCACCGCATCTACCGCCTAGAACCTCAGTACATGAATGTGGTTAGACCGTCACCAGATGCTGCGTCTCTACGTCAACAGGAAAATCACCACCATGGTAACCCGAATACCCAGAGACCAATTGGAGTGCCGGTATTGCCCACGCAGGACGGCCAGATGATCGTAAACCCGTCACACGTGGTTCCTTGGACGAACGGCAATGGTGGAGCGGCTGGGTCAGAGTTGGGATCGGACAAAGGTCAGGTTCAACAGCGGCCGTCCTCTCGGGCTTCAAATGCTCCATCTACCACGTCTTCCAGCTCTACAGCTCACTCGAAACGAA tATCTGTGATATTTGTTGAGTCCGTGTGCCAGCGCGGAAGGCCCAAGGTGGACGACGAGCACTATCGATCGGGTGTCCGCGGATTCAATCCGGTGTACCCGTTCTATCGCTGGAGATAG